The nucleotide window ATAGAAAGTACACTGATTTTAATGTTTAGCGTTTTTACAAAGCTCGCGGACTGGTTGGTCTACGGTTTGCTATCTCTGCCTCAGGATGTCAGCGGCACCGAATCGCTTCATTTTTTCATCGAAGACACCAGTAAGATATTCGTGATGTTGACCTTGCTTATGTTTTTTGTGGGCATCTTTCGCTCATGGATTTCTCCTGAAGCTGTACGAGGCTGGCTGCAGGGTAAGCCTAAAAGCCTGGCCTACCTTATGGCGGTGCTGCTCGGGGCCATTACGCCTTTTTGTTCCTGCTCTTCGATTCCATTGTTCATAGCCTTTGTAAGTGCGGGCATTCCGATTGGTGTGACCATGGCATTTTTAGTGACTTCACCAATGGTTAACGAAGTAGCGGTGATTCTATTTGGAGAAGCAATTGGTTGGCAGTTTACGGCGCTCTATGTGCTTTCCGGAATGGCTGTTGGCATCCTCGGCGGTGTGCTGGTTGATCTTTTCAAACTCGAGCGATGGGTAGAAGGTTTTGTTCTGCAAGTAG belongs to Myxococcales bacterium and includes:
- a CDS encoding permease translates to MFSVFTKLADWLVYGLLSLPQDVSGTESLHFFIEDTSKIFVMLTLLMFFVGIFRSWISPEAVRGWLQGKPKSLAYLMAVLLGAITPFCSCSSIPLFIAFVSAGIPIGVTMAFLVTSPMVNEVAVILFGEAIGWQFTALYVLSGMAVGILGGVLVDLFKLERWVEGFVLQVEAPDQSLQESKLTLQTRLRLAWHETRDILKRVWLYVLLGVGLGAVIHGYVPQEWFIKHASAQHIWAVPLSVLVAIPLYSNVTGAVPVAEVLIQKGLPVGTTLAFIMSTVAISLPELLILRKVLKPQMLIFFVAYLSVAFIAIGYLFNGFFG